In Kogia breviceps isolate mKogBre1 chromosome 7, mKogBre1 haplotype 1, whole genome shotgun sequence, a single window of DNA contains:
- the TMEM45B gene encoding transmembrane protein 45B isoform X1: MEITSSKLHPYNNQGHSDPESLRILLKITEYPGTPMANFKGHALPGSFFLMVGLWWSVKYPLKYFHRKGKSRLLTHHYQRLEVTEAAIRTLFSVVGVLAEQFVPDGPHLHLSQDNHWVKLMNWQHSTMYLFFGVSGLVDMLTYLITHIPLGLDRLVMAVAVSNEGFLLYHHVHHRPPLDQHIHSLLLCAVFAGAVSLTLEVILRDNIVLELFRTSLVILQGTWFWQIGFVLFPLFGAPEWDQKDDANITFITMCFCWHYLAALCIVAISYSLVYCFLTRVKRPGDGEITGIQKLKSDHTYRQALLSGSDED, translated from the exons ATGGAGATTACCTCTTCCAAACTACACCCATATAACAATCAAGGACATTCTGATCCTGAGAGCTTACGTATCTTGCTCAAGATCACGGA GTATCCTGGGACCCCGATGGCAAACTTCAAGGGCCACGCTCTCCCAGGGAGCTTCTTCTTGATGGTCGGACTGTGGTGGTCAGTGAAGTACCCACTGAAGTACTTTCACCGAAAGGGGAAGAGCCGCCTACTGACTCACCACTACCAGCGTCTTGAGGTCACCGAGGCCGCCATCAGAACTTTATTTTCAGTTGTCG GCGTGCTGGCAGAGCAGTTTGTTCCAGACGGGCCCCACCTCCACCTGTCCCAAGACAACCACTGGGTAAAGCTCATGAATTGGCAGCACAGCACCATGTACCTGTTCTTTGGGGTCTCGGGACTCGTGGACATGCTGACCTACCTCATCACCCACATCCCCTTGGGGCTGGACAGACTGGTCATGGCTGTGGCAGTTTCCAATGAAG GCTTCCTCTTGTACCACCATGTCCACCACCGGCCACCGCTGGACCAGCACATCCACTCCCTCCTGCTGTGTGCCGTGTTCGCAGGGGCTGTGAGCCTCACCTTGGAAGTGATCCTCCGGGACAACATCGTGCTGGAACTCTTCCGTACCAGCCTCGTTATCCTTCAGGGCACCTGGTTCTGGCAG ATCGGGTTCGTGCTGTTCCCGCTTTTTGGAGCACCCGAATGGGACCAGAAAGATGACGCCAACATCACGTTCATCACCATGTGCTTCTGCTGGCACTACTTGGCCGCCCTCTGCATTGTGGCCATCAGCTACTCGCTGGTTTACTG CTTCCTGACACGGGTAAAGAGGCCTGGCGACGGAGAAATCACTGGGATTCAGAAGCTGAAGTCCGATCACACCTACCGGCAGGCCCTCCTGAGCGGCTCTGATGAGGACTAG
- the TMEM45B gene encoding transmembrane protein 45B isoform X2, producing MANFKGHALPGSFFLMVGLWWSVKYPLKYFHRKGKSRLLTHHYQRLEVTEAAIRTLFSVVGVLAEQFVPDGPHLHLSQDNHWVKLMNWQHSTMYLFFGVSGLVDMLTYLITHIPLGLDRLVMAVAVSNEGFLLYHHVHHRPPLDQHIHSLLLCAVFAGAVSLTLEVILRDNIVLELFRTSLVILQGTWFWQIGFVLFPLFGAPEWDQKDDANITFITMCFCWHYLAALCIVAISYSLVYCFLTRVKRPGDGEITGIQKLKSDHTYRQALLSGSDED from the exons ATGGCAAACTTCAAGGGCCACGCTCTCCCAGGGAGCTTCTTCTTGATGGTCGGACTGTGGTGGTCAGTGAAGTACCCACTGAAGTACTTTCACCGAAAGGGGAAGAGCCGCCTACTGACTCACCACTACCAGCGTCTTGAGGTCACCGAGGCCGCCATCAGAACTTTATTTTCAGTTGTCG GCGTGCTGGCAGAGCAGTTTGTTCCAGACGGGCCCCACCTCCACCTGTCCCAAGACAACCACTGGGTAAAGCTCATGAATTGGCAGCACAGCACCATGTACCTGTTCTTTGGGGTCTCGGGACTCGTGGACATGCTGACCTACCTCATCACCCACATCCCCTTGGGGCTGGACAGACTGGTCATGGCTGTGGCAGTTTCCAATGAAG GCTTCCTCTTGTACCACCATGTCCACCACCGGCCACCGCTGGACCAGCACATCCACTCCCTCCTGCTGTGTGCCGTGTTCGCAGGGGCTGTGAGCCTCACCTTGGAAGTGATCCTCCGGGACAACATCGTGCTGGAACTCTTCCGTACCAGCCTCGTTATCCTTCAGGGCACCTGGTTCTGGCAG ATCGGGTTCGTGCTGTTCCCGCTTTTTGGAGCACCCGAATGGGACCAGAAAGATGACGCCAACATCACGTTCATCACCATGTGCTTCTGCTGGCACTACTTGGCCGCCCTCTGCATTGTGGCCATCAGCTACTCGCTGGTTTACTG CTTCCTGACACGGGTAAAGAGGCCTGGCGACGGAGAAATCACTGGGATTCAGAAGCTGAAGTCCGATCACACCTACCGGCAGGCCCTCCTGAGCGGCTCTGATGAGGACTAG